One window from the genome of Sulfurospirillum tamanense encodes:
- a CDS encoding N-acetylmuramoyl-L-alanine amidase — translation MIGTLYANTLYQKQIEQFDRDFARANSEELLKLHHMLKNLYIQSIIQNDTELKVDALKRLVKSASSLRLDASPYERELQTLGASMLNKPSELAKISPVPPSVPPRPTPSKSTISDTALAALGVDFSAGDLTLRFNRTLTQNQIKSFLLKSSNTYRYVFDLPGALMGNSRTYESNEVGQVRVAQYDKQTIRVVFSHNRPLTLHHRVQDQHVFIGLSEKTGAQSATTKPYESTKPDTPPRRFNPATKTVVIDPGHGGRDGGATNGKYIEKTAVLSIGLRLGKELQKRGYKVHYTRSKDTYIKLRDRTRIANDKNADLFISIHANAAPTKSKNKSMYGVETFFLSPARSERSKNVAALENQSDIEEMNHFSKQTYLNFLNREKIVASNKFALDVQQGMLDSLKQKRFNVRDGGVREAPFWVLVGAQMPAILLEVGYITNPDEVKRIFNNSYQEAIAKGVADGVDAYFYKNN, via the coding sequence TTGATTGGCACGCTTTATGCCAATACGCTTTACCAAAAACAGATTGAGCAGTTTGACCGTGACTTTGCGCGCGCTAACAGTGAGGAGCTTTTAAAGCTCCATCACATGCTCAAAAACCTCTATATTCAGTCTATTATCCAAAACGACACAGAGTTGAAGGTCGATGCCTTAAAACGCCTTGTAAAAAGCGCCTCTTCCTTGCGGTTGGATGCCTCGCCCTATGAAAGAGAACTTCAAACCCTAGGCGCCTCTATGCTTAATAAACCCTCGGAATTGGCCAAGATTTCACCTGTCCCCCCATCCGTTCCCCCTCGACCAACCCCCTCCAAAAGTACCATATCAGATACTGCACTGGCAGCCCTTGGAGTAGATTTTAGTGCGGGCGATTTGACACTGCGTTTTAACCGTACCCTTACACAAAATCAAATCAAATCTTTTTTACTTAAATCAAGCAATACCTACCGTTACGTGTTTGATCTTCCTGGGGCTCTGATGGGAAATTCACGCACCTATGAAAGCAACGAGGTGGGGCAAGTGCGTGTGGCACAATACGACAAGCAAACCATTCGGGTAGTTTTTTCCCATAACCGTCCCTTGACGCTACACCATCGCGTCCAAGACCAACATGTTTTTATTGGTCTTTCTGAGAAAACTGGCGCCCAGAGTGCCACCACTAAACCCTATGAAAGCACCAAACCCGACACACCTCCAAGACGCTTTAACCCAGCCACCAAAACCGTTGTGATAGACCCCGGCCATGGGGGGCGCGATGGTGGCGCAACCAATGGCAAATACATAGAAAAAACAGCGGTGCTTAGTATTGGCTTGAGGCTTGGGAAAGAGTTGCAAAAACGGGGCTATAAAGTACACTATACGCGCAGTAAAGATACGTATATTAAGCTCCGAGATCGCACACGGATTGCTAATGACAAAAATGCAGATCTGTTTATTTCGATTCACGCCAACGCTGCGCCCACGAAAAGTAAAAACAAGAGTATGTATGGAGTTGAAACCTTTTTTCTCTCTCCCGCGCGTTCAGAGCGCTCTAAAAATGTAGCAGCCTTAGAAAACCAATCGGATATCGAAGAGATGAACCATTTTTCTAAACAGACGTATTTGAATTTCCTTAATCGAGAAAAAATTGTCGCCTCAAATAAATTTGCTTTGGATGTGCAGCAGGGCATGTTAGATTCCCTTAAACAAAAACGCTTTAACGTGCGTGATGGTGGTGTGCGCGAAGCTCCTTTTTGGGTACTTGTGGGGGCACAAATGCCTGCAATACTCTTAGAAGTTGGGTACATTACCAACCCCGACGAGGTAAAACGCATTTTTAATAACAGTTATCAGGAGGCCATTGCTAAAGGTGTGGCTGATGGCGTCGATGCGTATTTTTATAAAAATAACTAA
- a CDS encoding nitronate monooxygenase, with protein sequence MALSSVKIGKHTLKYPIIQGGMGLGISWDKLAGNVSKEGALGVISAVGTGYYEDQAHVKRSIGARPYEAESFYSKEGLHAIVKNARKICGDAPLAVNALYASNDYPRMVRDACEAGVNIIISGAGLPTNMPEFTEGFPDVALVPIVSSAKALKIICKRWKQRYDRLPDAIVVEGPKSGGHQGFTYEQCLMEEFQLENLIGPVKEEAAKWGDFPIFAAGGVWDHEDIQKMISLGANGVQMGTRFIGTHECDAHEDFKKVILGAKESDIELLKSPVGYPARGVRTTLINLVDKREGPPIKCISNCVSPCQRGKEAREVGYCIADRLADAYLGKTQSGLFFTGANGYRLKEIISVKTLIGKLVGGEDS encoded by the coding sequence ATGGCACTCTCAAGCGTAAAAATTGGAAAGCACACTCTTAAATATCCCATTATTCAAGGCGGTATGGGGCTTGGAATTAGTTGGGACAAGTTGGCAGGAAATGTGAGCAAAGAAGGTGCCCTTGGTGTCATTAGCGCTGTGGGTACGGGTTATTATGAAGACCAAGCCCACGTAAAACGCAGTATCGGCGCGCGTCCTTATGAAGCAGAAAGTTTCTACTCCAAAGAGGGGTTGCATGCCATTGTAAAAAATGCCCGTAAGATTTGTGGCGATGCGCCGTTGGCGGTCAATGCGTTGTATGCTAGCAATGATTACCCCCGCATGGTGCGTGATGCGTGTGAGGCTGGGGTGAATATCATCATCTCTGGGGCAGGATTGCCTACTAATATGCCTGAATTTACCGAAGGTTTCCCTGACGTGGCCCTTGTGCCCATTGTCTCTTCGGCTAAAGCACTAAAGATTATTTGCAAACGCTGGAAACAGCGTTACGACAGACTGCCTGATGCAATTGTGGTGGAAGGTCCCAAAAGTGGCGGGCACCAAGGTTTTACGTATGAGCAGTGCTTGATGGAAGAGTTCCAACTTGAAAATTTGATTGGACCTGTCAAAGAAGAAGCGGCTAAATGGGGCGATTTTCCTATTTTTGCTGCAGGTGGCGTATGGGACCATGAGGATATTCAAAAGATGATTTCCCTTGGAGCAAACGGAGTGCAGATGGGCACGCGTTTTATTGGCACACACGAATGTGACGCTCACGAAGATTTTAAAAAGGTGATTTTAGGAGCCAAGGAGAGTGATATTGAGTTGCTTAAATCTCCTGTTGGGTATCCTGCTAGGGGTGTGCGCACAACACTAATTAACCTCGTGGACAAGCGTGAAGGCCCTCCGATTAAATGCATTAGCAACTGTGTGAGCCCCTGCCAACGTGGCAAAGAAGCCAGAGAAGTGGGGTACTGTATTGCTGATAGGCTAGCTGATGCATACCTGGGAAAAACCCAAAGCGGACTGTTTTTTACGGGAGCAAATGGGTATCGGCTTAAAGAAATTATTTCAGTCAAAACATTAATAGGCAAGCTCGTTGGCGGGGAAGACAGTTAA
- a CDS encoding RelA/SpoT family protein produces MEELLKKVQSCTDISAAVSILGSQIQMTKEIEKAVSFTVTKHKGQLRKSGEPYSVHPILVASFVAHFGGDEVMVVAALLHDVVEDTCCSIDDVRGDFSPEVAVLVEGLTKIMEIREDQLIPSTSNEKLVSSALTFRKMLLASIKDVRVLVIKLCDRLHNMLTLGALRDAKQQRISEETLVVYVPIAHRLGISSIKNTLEDLSFMYILPNEYNKIDAYLQEEKQQLQLKLNHFIDKVTTLMLRNGFNEGDFVIYKRIKHYYSIYLKMQRKGVSIEEVLDLLAIRIVVNKPNDCYRALGVIHQHFNPLISRFKDYISLSKENGYQTIHTTVFDDKSIIEAQIRTHDMHHTAEYGVAAHWKYKTGGLNPKLGWLSDLTLQDEDSENIEEFYQYAKDSLFSEDIAVFSPRGDIFTLPRGATVLDFAYEVHTEVGMHTKEAYVNKQKVPLLTELKNGDIVRIVTSKEAHFRCSWANSVITGKARSAIKQNCRQKIKEINQRVAIDILVAIFNVRENKLLAWLASENLTKKIFKAATDSIYLQDVVNALKKYPKSDSLLFPLLKIDRYKIKKQKFENIVIYSNHKVENVEFDYCCHPKRGDDIVGFKKGSDVIVHHKLCEKASKLMEHKDEMIFVKWTRNAPHRYKLIVSIENKRGSLASFLFYLAKMQINLVTIELGKSEDGHADYFELVIELPEGADSTHIRESIKMRYKLIEFISLNDAYKK; encoded by the coding sequence TTGGAAGAACTGCTTAAAAAAGTACAATCTTGCACGGATATTTCCGCTGCTGTTTCTATTTTGGGTTCTCAAATCCAAATGACCAAAGAGATTGAAAAAGCAGTAAGCTTCACTGTTACAAAGCACAAAGGACAGCTTCGAAAAAGCGGTGAACCCTATTCGGTGCATCCTATTTTGGTAGCCTCTTTTGTGGCTCATTTTGGTGGCGATGAAGTGATGGTGGTGGCGGCCTTGTTGCATGATGTGGTGGAAGATACGTGTTGTTCCATTGACGATGTGCGAGGGGATTTTAGCCCTGAAGTCGCTGTTTTGGTGGAAGGTCTGACAAAAATCATGGAGATTAGAGAAGATCAGCTCATCCCCTCTACTTCGAATGAAAAACTTGTCTCATCAGCCCTTACATTTCGCAAAATGCTACTTGCTTCCATTAAAGATGTGCGCGTACTAGTGATTAAGTTATGTGATAGGCTCCATAACATGCTCACCTTGGGCGCTTTGCGTGATGCCAAACAACAGCGCATTAGTGAAGAAACATTGGTTGTGTATGTGCCTATTGCGCACCGACTTGGGATTTCATCCATTAAAAACACCCTTGAAGATCTAAGCTTTATGTATATTTTGCCCAACGAATATAATAAAATCGATGCGTACCTTCAAGAGGAAAAACAACAGCTCCAACTCAAACTCAACCATTTCATTGACAAAGTAACAACACTGATGTTGCGAAATGGGTTTAATGAGGGCGATTTTGTCATTTATAAACGCATCAAGCATTACTACTCTATCTATCTCAAAATGCAACGCAAAGGCGTTTCGATTGAGGAAGTTTTGGATTTACTTGCCATTCGCATTGTGGTAAATAAGCCCAATGATTGCTACCGCGCTTTAGGTGTGATTCATCAACACTTTAACCCGTTGATTTCGCGCTTTAAAGACTATATCTCTCTTTCAAAAGAAAACGGCTACCAGACTATTCACACCACCGTTTTTGATGATAAGTCCATTATCGAAGCGCAAATTCGTACCCACGACATGCATCATACAGCAGAATACGGTGTAGCAGCCCACTGGAAATACAAAACCGGTGGACTCAATCCTAAGCTGGGTTGGTTGAGTGATTTGACTTTGCAAGATGAAGATTCGGAAAATATCGAAGAATTTTACCAGTATGCCAAAGACAGCCTTTTTAGTGAAGACATTGCCGTGTTTTCGCCAAGGGGAGATATTTTTACCCTGCCGCGCGGTGCAACGGTATTGGATTTTGCTTACGAAGTGCATACAGAAGTGGGGATGCACACCAAGGAAGCTTACGTTAACAAGCAAAAAGTACCGTTGCTAACAGAGCTTAAAAATGGTGATATAGTGCGTATCGTGACCAGCAAAGAGGCACATTTTCGGTGCAGTTGGGCCAATAGTGTGATTACTGGAAAGGCCAGAAGTGCTATCAAGCAAAATTGCCGTCAAAAGATTAAAGAGATTAATCAGCGTGTCGCTATTGATATTTTGGTGGCTATTTTTAATGTGCGTGAAAATAAGTTATTGGCGTGGCTTGCCAGTGAAAACCTTACCAAAAAAATCTTCAAAGCCGCAACCGATTCTATTTACTTGCAAGATGTGGTCAATGCTTTAAAAAAATACCCCAAAAGCGACAGTCTACTTTTCCCGCTTTTAAAGATCGATCGCTACAAAATAAAAAAACAAAAGTTTGAAAATATTGTGATTTATTCTAATCATAAGGTTGAAAACGTCGAGTTTGATTACTGTTGCCATCCTAAGCGCGGTGATGATATTGTGGGCTTCAAGAAGGGAAGTGATGTCATTGTTCATCATAAGCTATGCGAAAAAGCAAGCAAGCTAATGGAGCATAAAGACGAGATGATTTTTGTGAAGTGGACCCGCAATGCTCCACACCGGTATAAGCTAATAGTAAGCATTGAAAATAAGCGCGGATCTTTAGCCTCGTTTTTATTTTATTTGGCTAAAATGCAAATCAACCTCGTCACCATCGAGCTTGGAAAGTCTGAAGATGGGCACGCGGACTACTTTGAATTGGTGATTGAGCTCCCCGAAGGGGCAGATTCAACCCACATCAGAGAAAGCATAAAAATGCGCTACAAGCTCATTGAGTTTATTTCACTTAATGACGCGTATAAAAAATAA
- the tyrS gene encoding tyrosine--tRNA ligase, whose amino-acid sequence MVQEALKEIQRGVAEIIDFERIQTLVKRYFETGETYYVKAGFDPTAPDLHLGHTVLIQKMAQLQRYGATVQFLIGDFTGMIGDPSGKNETRKKLDRETVLKNAQTYKEQVFKILDPQKTEVMFNSAWLEDLGAAGMIELATTFSVARMLEREDFEKRYKSQTPISISEFLYPLLQGYDSVAMKCDIEMGGTDQKFNLLMGRQLQRVYNVGKEQAVVMMPLLEGLDGVQKMSKSLGNYIGVTDAPGDMFGKILSISDTLMWRYYELLSAKTLGEIEALKIDVASGAVHPKHAKEMLAVEITAKYHGEVAAKEAKAEFDKVHANHELPSDMETFTCKGPVWIAKALVDAGLEPSTKQARRDIAQGAVRLDQEKIEDEQLQLEVGEYVLQVGKRKFMKLKVV is encoded by the coding sequence ATGGTTCAAGAAGCACTGAAGGAAATTCAGCGAGGCGTTGCAGAAATCATTGATTTTGAACGTATTCAAACCCTTGTGAAACGCTATTTTGAAACAGGTGAAACCTATTATGTTAAGGCGGGTTTTGACCCAACGGCTCCTGATTTGCACCTTGGACACACGGTGTTGATTCAAAAAATGGCGCAACTTCAGCGCTATGGCGCAACGGTGCAGTTTTTGATTGGGGATTTTACGGGGATGATTGGTGATCCTAGTGGTAAAAACGAAACCCGCAAAAAACTTGACCGTGAAACGGTACTTAAAAACGCCCAAACCTACAAAGAGCAAGTGTTTAAGATTTTAGACCCCCAAAAAACAGAAGTGATGTTTAACTCCGCGTGGCTTGAAGACCTTGGCGCGGCGGGAATGATTGAACTTGCGACGACCTTTAGTGTGGCGCGCATGTTAGAACGGGAAGATTTTGAAAAACGCTACAAGTCCCAAACCCCCATCTCTATTAGTGAATTTTTATACCCCTTGTTGCAAGGGTATGACAGTGTGGCTATGAAGTGCGACATCGAGATGGGCGGTACTGACCAAAAATTTAACCTGCTTATGGGGCGTCAACTTCAACGCGTGTATAACGTCGGTAAAGAACAAGCGGTGGTGATGATGCCTTTGCTTGAAGGATTAGACGGCGTGCAAAAAATGAGCAAAAGCCTAGGAAACTACATAGGCGTTACCGATGCTCCTGGGGATATGTTTGGAAAGATTTTAAGTATTTCTGACACCCTTATGTGGCGCTATTATGAGCTTTTGAGTGCCAAGACACTTGGGGAAATCGAGGCTCTTAAGATTGATGTAGCATCGGGTGCAGTGCACCCCAAGCACGCTAAAGAGATGCTGGCCGTAGAAATAACAGCCAAGTACCACGGTGAAGTTGCTGCCAAAGAAGCCAAGGCAGAGTTTGATAAAGTACATGCTAATCATGAGCTTCCTAGTGACATGGAAACCTTTACATGTAAAGGTCCCGTGTGGATTGCAAAGGCCTTGGTAGATGCAGGCTTGGAGCCTTCAACCAAGCAAGCAAGGCGCGATATTGCCCAAGGGGCAGTAAGGCTTGATCAAGAAAAAATCGAAGACGAACAGTTGCAGCTTGAAGTGGGTGAGTATGTGCTTCAAGTGGGCAAGCGAAAGTTTATGAAGCTAAAGGTGGTATGA